The Sphingomonas alpina genome has a segment encoding these proteins:
- a CDS encoding ABC-F family ATP-binding cassette domain-containing protein, whose protein sequence is MAAPILAFENLGIIQGSGWLFRGLDIHIQPRDRLALIGRNGAGKTTLLKLIAGAVDADEGRRTIQPGTRVVLLEQEPDLRQRATLLDYVLHGDDAPLPYEADAIADQLGIDLSREAASASGGERRRAAIVRALAMDPDVLLLDEPTNHLDIAAIDWLEDWLSRFRGAFIAISHDRTFLTRLTKQTLWLDRGAIRRAEIGFGGFEAWTEQVYADEARNAERLDAKLKLEEHWLLRGVTGRRKRNQGRLTKLHEMRATRAAMMGPPGTANLSIGTDDARTKMVIDVKAVSKSFGDRPIIKDLTLRVMRGDRIGIVGANGAGKTTLLKLLTGELAPDSGHIRLAKTLDRIVIDQQRSLMAPEKTVREVLADGGDWIEVQGIKKHIIGYLKEFLFEPGLVDAQVGTLSGGERSRLLLAREFARPSNLLVLDEPTNDLDLETLDLLQEVIGDYDGTVLIVSHDRDFLDRTVTITLGLDGSGTVDVVAGGYEDWEKRRRLKVSGGKRPNPRKVEPTAPPAPKVKLSYKDQRDYDLLPKRIEEIEAAIKRDEALLADPTLYARDFAKFERLTKAIETAREEKDAAEMRWLELAEQVEALT, encoded by the coding sequence ATGGCAGCCCCAATCCTCGCTTTTGAAAATCTCGGCATCATCCAGGGATCGGGGTGGCTGTTCCGCGGCCTCGACATCCATATTCAGCCGCGCGACCGGCTCGCGCTGATCGGGCGCAATGGCGCGGGCAAGACGACTTTGCTCAAACTGATCGCAGGCGCAGTCGATGCGGATGAAGGGCGGCGGACGATTCAGCCGGGCACCCGCGTCGTGCTGCTCGAACAGGAACCCGACCTGCGCCAGCGCGCAACCCTGCTCGATTATGTGCTTCATGGCGATGATGCGCCGCTGCCGTACGAGGCCGATGCGATCGCCGACCAGCTCGGCATCGACCTGTCGCGCGAAGCGGCAAGCGCATCGGGCGGTGAGCGTCGGCGCGCGGCGATCGTCCGCGCGCTCGCAATGGATCCCGATGTCCTGCTGCTCGACGAGCCGACCAACCATCTCGACATCGCGGCAATCGACTGGCTGGAGGACTGGCTGAGCCGGTTCCGCGGCGCATTCATCGCGATCAGCCATGACCGCACCTTTCTGACCCGCCTGACCAAACAGACTTTGTGGCTCGACCGCGGTGCGATCCGGCGGGCGGAGATCGGCTTCGGCGGCTTCGAGGCATGGACCGAGCAGGTCTATGCCGATGAGGCGCGCAATGCCGAACGGCTGGATGCGAAGCTGAAGCTGGAGGAGCATTGGCTGCTGCGCGGCGTCACCGGGCGGCGCAAGCGCAACCAGGGGCGGCTTACCAAGCTGCACGAGATGCGCGCTACCCGCGCAGCCATGATGGGCCCGCCGGGCACCGCCAATCTCTCGATCGGCACCGACGATGCGCGCACCAAGATGGTCATCGACGTCAAGGCGGTATCGAAATCCTTCGGGGACCGGCCGATCATCAAGGACCTGACCTTGCGCGTGATGCGTGGCGACCGGATCGGCATCGTCGGTGCGAACGGCGCGGGCAAGACCACGTTGCTCAAGCTGCTGACCGGCGAGCTCGCGCCCGATTCGGGCCATATCCGCCTCGCCAAGACGCTCGACCGCATCGTCATCGACCAGCAGCGCAGCCTGATGGCGCCGGAAAAGACGGTGCGCGAAGTGCTCGCCGATGGCGGCGACTGGATCGAGGTGCAGGGCATCAAGAAGCACATCATCGGCTATTTAAAGGAATTCCTGTTCGAGCCCGGGCTGGTCGATGCGCAAGTCGGGACCCTGTCGGGCGGTGAGCGATCGCGCCTGTTGCTGGCGCGCGAGTTCGCCCGGCCGTCCAATCTGCTGGTGCTCGACGAACCGACCAACGATCTCGACCTGGAAACGCTCGACCTGCTGCAGGAAGTGATCGGCGATTATGACGGCACCGTGCTGATCGTCAGCCATGACCGCGATTTCCTCGACCGTACCGTCACGATCACGCTCGGGCTCGACGGATCGGGCACGGTGGATGTCGTCGCCGGCGGTTATGAGGACTGGGAAAAGCGCCGCCGGCTGAAGGTCAGCGGCGGCAAGCGCCCCAATCCACGCAAGGTCGAGCCGACCGCACCGCCCGCGCCCAAGGTCAAGCTGAGCTACAAGGACCAGCGCGATTATGATCTGCTGCCCAAGCGGATCGAGGAGATCGAAGCGGCGATCAAGCGCGATGAAGCACTGCTCGCCGATCCCACACTCTATGCGCGCGATTTCGCCAAATTCGAACGGCTGACCAAGGCGATCGAGACGGCGCGCGAGGAGAAGGACGCGGCGGAAATGCGCTGGCTTGAGCTTGCCGAGCAGGTCGAGGCGCTGACTTAA
- a CDS encoding PepSY domain-containing protein, with amino-acid sequence MKMLLSSLVCLLAAAGPVAAEPAPDQRRGDQVEAFDQLKKGRLLPLHEIERRVVPQMRGAQYLGVELDSISGIYTLKFLRDGNVIWVEVDGRSGQVIGRTGN; translated from the coding sequence ATGAAGATGTTGCTATCCTCTTTAGTCTGCCTCCTCGCCGCGGCCGGACCGGTCGCCGCCGAACCTGCGCCCGACCAGCGCCGGGGCGATCAGGTCGAAGCGTTCGACCAGCTCAAAAAGGGGCGGCTGCTGCCGCTTCACGAGATCGAGCGCCGTGTCGTGCCGCAAATGCGTGGTGCACAATATCTTGGTGTCGAACTCGATTCGATCAGTGGCATTTACACGCTCAAATTCCTGCGCGATGGAAATGTCATCTGGGTCGAGGTCGATGGCCGCTCTGGCCAGGTCATCGGCCGCACCGGCAATTGA
- a CDS encoding ATP-binding protein translates to MADDQQTPLDRIAAALERIAPPAPAPADPLAHPAYLWRGTALAPARDFAALPLGDLHGIDAQKATLVANLDRLAQGHAAHDVLLWGARGTGKSALVKSSVAALQAEGKALALIEVVTTQLDTLATLFAAIAAVPRAFVLFIDDLGFNAASDARALRSMLEGGAEARPANARLLVTSNRRHLVPRDIAEQESAINPRDAVDDNLALADRFGLSLGFHVVDQEGYLAIVRGYTDAHGLPFDPVEAVGWATRRGSRSGRVAWHYIVDLAGRHGRSLRL, encoded by the coding sequence ATGGCCGACGATCAGCAAACGCCCCTCGACCGTATCGCCGCTGCCCTCGAACGCATCGCGCCGCCTGCGCCGGCGCCCGCCGATCCGCTCGCCCATCCGGCGTATCTGTGGCGTGGCACGGCGCTGGCCCCCGCGCGTGATTTCGCGGCGCTGCCGCTTGGTGACCTTCATGGCATCGATGCGCAAAAGGCGACACTGGTCGCCAATCTCGATCGCCTCGCGCAAGGCCATGCCGCGCATGACGTGCTGCTCTGGGGTGCGCGCGGCACCGGCAAGTCGGCGCTGGTCAAGAGCAGCGTCGCCGCGCTGCAGGCCGAAGGCAAGGCGCTGGCATTGATCGAGGTGGTGACCACGCAACTCGACACGCTCGCGACGCTTTTCGCCGCGATCGCGGCCGTGCCCCGTGCGTTCGTCCTGTTCATCGACGATCTCGGCTTCAACGCCGCCAGCGACGCTCGCGCGCTGCGCTCGATGCTCGAGGGCGGGGCGGAAGCGCGGCCAGCCAATGCGCGGCTGCTGGTAACCTCGAACCGCCGGCACCTCGTGCCGCGCGACATCGCCGAGCAGGAAAGCGCGATCAACCCGCGCGATGCGGTCGACGACAATCTCGCCCTGGCCGATCGCTTCGGCCTGAGTCTCGGCTTTCATGTCGTCGACCAGGAAGGCTATCTCGCCATCGTCAGGGGCTATACCGATGCGCATGGCCTGCCCTTCGACCCGGTCGAGGCCGTCGGCTGGGCGACGCGGCGCGGCAGCCGGTCGGGCCGCGTCGCCTGGCACTATATCGTCGATCTCGCCGGGCGGCATGGCCGGTCGCTGCGATTATAG
- a CDS encoding sensor histidine kinase gives MARIGELDLCDRLSPTIPIWVTQVVVGLVTSGAARLLRIGFDIVVGGAAPFALIYPAMMIATLFARALAGIVAATVMILYIWYYLYPIQNSFRFVDSVGALSVGVVVVTALITIGLAELFRRSAYRATRERDREIADRDLFLAEFDHRMKNNFAIVAGLLDMQKRRAADPATAEALGVAQMRIDSIARAHRHLYRGSEQPGMVEMQEYLPDLCSALSEALFLRGGITLGCDTDQASVPRDRAVSIGLVVNELVTNAAKHAFPGRDLGSIRVGFHNRAGGGWIVTVTDDGVGLPKKPVSPGADHGLGSRLIEAFARQAGGTITTDSDRTGTRVTLELTA, from the coding sequence ATGGCCCGTATCGGCGAACTCGACCTGTGCGATCGACTCTCGCCCACCATTCCGATCTGGGTGACGCAGGTCGTTGTCGGGCTGGTCACATCGGGCGCGGCGCGGCTGCTCCGCATCGGCTTCGATATCGTCGTGGGCGGTGCCGCGCCGTTCGCGTTGATCTATCCTGCGATGATGATCGCGACATTGTTCGCGCGTGCGCTGGCCGGGATCGTCGCCGCGACGGTCATGATCCTGTACATCTGGTATTATCTTTACCCGATCCAGAACTCGTTCCGCTTCGTGGATTCGGTCGGCGCGCTTTCGGTCGGCGTGGTGGTGGTCACCGCGCTCATCACCATCGGCCTGGCCGAGCTGTTCCGTCGTTCGGCCTATCGCGCGACGCGCGAGCGCGACCGGGAAATCGCCGATCGCGACCTGTTCCTTGCCGAATTCGACCATCGCATGAAGAACAATTTCGCCATCGTCGCGGGCTTGCTCGACATGCAGAAGCGTCGCGCGGCCGATCCGGCGACCGCGGAAGCGCTGGGCGTCGCGCAGATGCGCATCGACAGCATCGCCCGGGCCCACCGCCATCTCTATCGCGGCAGCGAGCAACCCGGCATGGTCGAGATGCAGGAATATCTGCCGGATCTGTGCTCGGCGCTTTCCGAAGCCTTGTTCCTGCGCGGCGGCATCACGCTCGGCTGCGATACCGACCAGGCGTCGGTGCCACGCGACCGTGCCGTATCGATCGGGCTGGTCGTCAACGAACTCGTCACCAACGCGGCCAAACATGCCTTTCCCGGCCGCGACCTCGGCAGCATCCGGGTCGGTTTTCACAACCGCGCCGGTGGCGGCTGGATCGTGACCGTGACCGATGATGGTGTCGGCCTGCCCAAAAAGCCTGTTTCGCCTGGCGCCGACCATGGCCTGGGCAGTCGGCTGATCGAGGCGTTCGCCCGTCAGGCCGGCGGGACGATCACCACCGACAGCGACCGTACGGGAACGCGGGTGACGCTGGAGTTGACCGCTTAA